A window of the Pungitius pungitius chromosome 3, fPunPun2.1, whole genome shotgun sequence genome harbors these coding sequences:
- the cnppd1 gene encoding protein CNPPD1: MDFDALFNENTFQFSDFQEFTFLPGHQRLTERVRKRLYYGLEQDVSLDSLSFPVTDIAVEIFQKSAPSPIRKLQKKYAAHVSREACISPCAMMLALVYIERLRHRNPEYLQKISSSDLFLISMMVASKYLYDEGEEEEVFNDEWGAAGKLDVKTVNDLEINFLNAIEWSLFTEPNDLFDVLSQVETSIAQRQGMKRGWFTYTDLCVLLEQSAWSQALTAICQHFTKVSCMLGLVYLTSVAGLIATSAVLHQFSLSKSGRSLLPPPAEINPDLQTADPNIEAPSAAPSLPCCILANKSVSRPPSALRIGQDRVQSPPSASSETSLLCLWGSLLASMGHIHPETDSGIETPRAWSPVSFFCPGCLASLPPLQCGLRNASENHQRCAPWLASDLLGGAEPSLNSRLGVFPPVQLGPSHPKSILPVDKAQALLMPG; the protein is encoded by the exons ATGGATTTCGACGCTTTATTCAACGAAAACACGTTTCAGTTTTCGGACTTCCAGGAGTTCACG TTTCTCCCCGGACACCAGAGGTTGACCGAACGAGTGAGAAAGCGACTCTATTATGGCCTGGAACAAGACGTGTCTCTCGattccctctcttttcctgtTACAG ATATCGCTGTTGAAATCTTCCAGAAGTccgccccgagccccatacgcaaGCTCCAGAAGAAGTATGCTGCTCATGTTTCCAG GGAGGCTTGCATCTCCCCGTGTGCCATGATGCTGGCTCTAGTTTACATAGAAAGGCTCCGACATAGAAACCCAGAGTACCTACAAAAGATCTCATCCTCTGACCTCTTCCTGATCTCCATG ATGGTTGCCAGCAAGTACCTGTACGACGAAGGCGAGGAAGAAGAGGTTTTCAACGATGAGTGGGGAGCGGCTGGGAAACTGGACGTCAAAACCGTCAATGACCTGGAGATTAACTTCTTGAACGCcatt GAGTGGAGCCTCTTCACAGAGCCAAATGACTTATTTGATGTGCTGAGTCAAGTGGAAACCAG CATTGCACAGCGGCAGGGGATGAAACGCGGCTGGTTCACCTACACTGACCTTTGTGTGCTACTGGAGCAGTCGGCGTGGAGTCAGGCCCTCACAGCCATCTGCCAGCACTTCACTAAG GTTTCCTGTATGCTCGGCCTGGTGTACCTGACCAGTGTGGCCGGCCTTATTGCAACCAGCGCTGTGCTGCACCAGTTCAGCCTCTCCAAAAGCGGCCGGTCCCTGCTCCCACCTCCGGCTGAGATTAACCCGGACCTTCAGACCGCCGACCCAAATATCGAAGCTCCTTCTGCGGCCCCCAGCCTCCCGTGTTGCATTCTGGCCAACAAGAGCGTGAGCCGTCCGCCCAGTGCACTTAGAATTGGCCAGGACCGCGTACAAAGCCCGCCGTCGGCTTCCTCAGAGACTTCACTATTGTGTCTCTGGGGCTCCCTCCTTGCCTCGATGGGTCACATACATCCTGAAACTGATTCCGGGATAGAAACGCCCCGAGCCTGGTCTCCTGTCTCCTTCTTCTGTCCCGGCTGCCtcgcttcccttcctcctcttcaatgCGGTCTCCGAAACGCCTCCGAGAACCATCAACGCTGCGCGCCCTGGCTGGCCTCCGACCTCCTCGGCGGGGCGGAGCCGAGCCTGAACTCTCGCCTGGGGGTGTTTCCCCCCGTCCAGCTGGGACCGTCCCACCCAAAATCCATCTTACCCGTTGACAAAGCCCAAGCTCTGCTGATGCCTGGGTAg
- the abcb6a gene encoding ATP-binding cassette sub-family B member 6, whose product MVFIQGYCEANSSISSTWVDRGISPCFYFTLVPCIQLTIAFFLGTVHCVFYQKYGTAMEPKFIPRSRLYGFQLAVSVLLILQFVGGTVWRAAIGGELPGYAVLYGCFSALGWAWSFALLKVERRRALLMARTRGHSAALLLFWALAFSAENLAFVSWSSPHWWWGLEDTEQQVQFFLWLIRYTSTGLLFFIGLKAPGLPRKPYMLLINEDERDVEGSGQGLLGESEENQSTWLGFKKKVRVLLPYMWPRGNTLLQFLVVFCLTLLGIERVVNVFVPIYYKNIVNQLTDGSSWRSLATTVCIYVLLKFMQGGGAGASGFISNLRSFLWIRVQQFTNRVVQVRLFSHLHSLSLRWHLGRKTGDVLRSIDRGTTSINSLLSYIVFSIIPTMADIVISIIYFVTYFNAWFGLIVFVCMALYLTLTIIITEWRTKYRRDMNQKDNNAKTKAVDSLLNFETVKYYNAENYEVGIFEDAILKYQVSEWKAQASLAFLNQTQNVVIGGGLLAGSLLCAYFVTEGKFQVGDFVLFGSYIIQLYTPLNWFGTYYRMIQNSFIDMESMFKLFEEDEEVKDEVNAGSLQYKKGTVEFKNVYFSYVNGKQILTDVSFTVLPGQTCAVVGPSGSGKSTIMRLLFRFYDIQGGCIRIDGQDISKVTQRSLRSHIGVVPQDTVLFNNTIRDNIRYGRVSASDQEVEEAALAADIHDKIMTFPEGYDTQVGERGLKLSGGEKQRVAIARTILKAPQIVLLDEATSALDTQTERNIQTSLAKVCINRTTVVVAHRLSTIIGADQILVISEGRIAERGRHEELLLKGGLYADMWMRQQQAQDTDSSSDTEAKDLTSEKLQPPSTSSGH is encoded by the exons TTGTGGGCGGGACGGTGTGGCGGGCCGCCATAGGGGGAGAGCTCCCGGGGTACGCGGTGCTGTACGGCTGCTTCTCCGCGCTGGGCTGGGCTTGGTCCTTTGCCCTGCTGAAGGTGGAGAGACGGAGGGCCCTGCTGATGGCCCGGACGAGGGGCCACAGCGCGGCCCTGCTGCTGTTCTGGGCGTTGGCGTTCTCGGCGGAGAACTTGGCCTTCGTCTCCTGGTCCAGTCCGCACTGGTGGTGGGGCCTGGAGGACACTGAACaacag GTTCAGTTCTTCCTGTGGCTGATACGCTACACCAGCACCGGGCTGCTCTTCTTCATCGGTCTCAAAGCTCCGGGGTTGCCACGGAAACCGTACATGCTCCTGATAAACGAAGACGAGCGGGACGTAGAGGGCAGTGGACAG GGCCTCTTGGGCGAATCAGAAGAGAACCAGTCAACCTGGCTGGGTTTCAAGAAGAAGGTCCGCGTGCTTCTTCCCTACATGTGGCCCCGGGGGAACACCCTCCTCCAGTTTCTGGTCGTCTTCTGTTTGACGCTGCTGGGAATCGAGAGGGTCGTCAACGTCTTTGTGCCCATCTACTACAAGAACATCG TGAACCAGCTGACCGACGGCAGCAGCTGGCGCTCTCTGGCCACCACCGTGTGCATATATGTCCTGCTCAAGTTCATGCAGGGCGGCGGTGCAG GCGCGTCGGGTTTCATCAGTAACCTGCGCTCCTTCCTGTGGATCCGGGTGCAGCAGTTCACCAACCGCGTGGTGCAGGTGCGCCTGTTCAGCCACCTGCACTCGCTCTCGCTGCGCTGGCACCTGGGCCGCAAGACCGGCGACGTGCTGAGGAGCATCGACCGCGGCACCACGTCCATCAACAGCCTGCTCAG CTACATCGTGTTCAGCATCATCCCCACCATGGCCGACATCGTCATTTCTATCATCTACTTCGTCACCTATTTCAACGCCTGGTTCGGCCTCATCGTCTTCGTCTGCATGGCCCTGTACCTCA cACTGACCATCATCATCACGGAATGGAGAACCAAGTACAGGCGAGACATGAATCAGAAGGACAACAATGCCAAGACCAAGGCGGTGGACTCCTTGTTGAACTTTGAGACG gTGAAATACTACAATGCAGAGAACTACGAGGTTGGGATTTTCGAGGACGCCATCTTGAAATACCAG GTGTCGGAGTGGAAGGCTCAGGCGTCCCTGGCCTTCCTCAACCAAACACAGAACGTGGTCATCGGTGGGGGGCTGCTGGCCGGCTCCCTGCTCTGTGCTTACTTTGTGACTGAAGGAAAGTTTCAG GTTGgagattttgttctttttggttCCTACATCATCCAGTTGTACACCCCCCTCAACTGGTTTGGTACCTACTACAG AATGATCCAGAATTCTTTCATCGACATGGAGAGCATGTTCAAGCTTTTCGAAGAGGACGAAGAG GTCAAAGATGAAGTAAATGCAGGGAGTCTACAGTACAAAAAGGGAACGGTGGAGTTCAAGAATGTGTACTTCAGCTACGTCAACGG CAAGCAGATTCTCACGGATGTTTCTTTCACTGTCCTTCCAGGACAGACATGTGCAGTG gtgggaCCATCGGGCTCCGGGAAGAGCACCATCATGAGACTCCTCTTCCGTTTCTATGACATTCAGGGAGGCTGCATCCGCATCGACGGGCAAGATATATCAAAA GTGACGCAGCGATCTCTGCGCTCACACATCGGCGTGGTCCCCCAGGACACGGTGCTTTTCAACAACACCATCCGGGACAACATCCGCTACGGCCGCGTCTCCGCCAGCgaccaggaggtggaggaggctgcCCTGGCCGCCGACATACACGATAAAATCATGACCTTCCCCGAAG gTTACGATACGCAAGTGGGCGAAAGAGGCCTGAAGCTGAGTGGAGGGGAAAAGCAACGGGTGGCCATCGCCAGAACCATCCTCAAAGCGCCACAGATCGTCCTGCTGGATGAG gccaCCTCTGCACTGGACACGCAGACGGAACGCAACATCCAGACCTCGCTGGCCAAAGTCTGCATCAACCGTACGACAGTCGTTGTGGCTCACAG GTTGTCCACCATAATCGGAGCAGACCAGATTCTGGTGATCAGCGAGGGCCGCATCGCCGAGCGAGGACG ACACGAGGAGTTGCTGCTTAAGGGGGGCTTGTACGCCGACATGTGGATGAGGCAGCAGCAGGCCCAGGACACCGATTCATCGTCGGACACAGAAGCCAAAGACCTCACGTCTGAGAAACTGCAGCCGCCATCGACCTCCTCCGGCCACTGA